The genomic region CGCCCGGTCTGGAGCCGGTCGATCAGGTCGGCCAGCGTATCCACCAGTTCGCCGCGTACCGTGCAGCACAGGCACCCGTCGGCAAGCTCGATCACGCCTTCGCTGGCCTGCTCGACCAGCAGATGATCGATGCTGACCTCGCCGAACTCGTTGATGATGACTGCCGTGTCGCTGAGCGCCGGATCCTTCAGGAGCCGGTTGAGGAGCGTCGTCTTGCCTGAACCGAGAAAGCCGGTCAGCACGGAAACTGGAATGGGATTTGGCATATCAGTTGATCGCGGTGGTCGTGGCGCCCGCCGAACGCTGCGGACGCGGCATCGGCACCGGAACCTGCGAAATATCGAGCTGGCTCGGCCGGGTGATCGGCCCCGGTTCGGACACCAGGCCCACGCGAACCGGAACCGGATCGCGATCCATCGCATGGATATAGGGCGAATTGATTTTCAACTTGCCTTCGACATCGCGGCCATCCCAGCGATCGGCCATCGCTTCCTGGCTGCAGATCGCCTTGCGCATATCGGTGGCCTGATTGAGATTGCCGCCCCCCGTCGGGCGCAGCGTCGCCAGCGTCGCGCCGCCGCCGGCACTGGCGCGGAAAGCATCGGTCATCAGCTGCGCGGCCTGAACCGCGCGCGCTTCCTGCCGGTCGGCGCCCAGAACGATTGCCAGCACGGTGCGGCCATTGCGCGTGGCCGAGCTTGCAAGATTGAAGCCGGAGGCGCAGACGAAGCCGGTCTTCATGCCATCCGCACCGTCATAACGGCCAAGCAGGATGTTGTAATTGGCCTGCACTTTCTTGCCTGCGCCCGGATCGATCGCCTCGGTCGCGAAATAATGCGCATATTGCGGAAATTCACGGCGAAGCTGTACGGCCAGAACCGCCAGATCGCGTGCCGTCGTGTAATTCTGGGGATCGTGCAGCCCGTTCGGATTGGCGAAATGCGAGCCGACCATGCCGATGCGCTGCGCTTCCGCATTCATGCGCTGCACGAAGGCGGATTCGGTGCCGCCCACGGCTTCGGCAACCGCGACCGCAACGTCATTGGCCGACTTCACCAGCATGATCTTCAGCGCCGAATCGAGCGTCATGACCGATCCCGGCTTGTAGCCCATCTTGCTCGGCGGCTCCTTGGCGGCATTGACCGTCATGCGCACCGGCGACTCGAGCGTCATCTGCCCCGACTGAAGCGCACGGAATGCCACATAGGCCGTCATCATCTTGGTCAGGGATGCGGGATACCAGCGCTGGAAGGCATCCTGCTGTGCATAGACCTTGCCGGTTGCCACATCCACTGCAATCGAGGGATTAGCCGCAGCAGACGCCAGTGCGACAGCGGAAAGGCCCGCAGCTGCAAACCAGATTTTCAGTGATTTCGACATCATTCCGTAGTTCCAATCGAAACGGCTTGCGACTTCTGCGGATTCGAATTGCGCCATAATGGGAGATTAACGATTTCTTTATCTATGCCATGTGGCGATGAAAAGGCAAACAGGGATTGCCCGCTTTCACCGAAACGTCATATCCTTGCAGGATCAAATCATGTCCATTCCGGCCAAATCCGGGGAGTCATCCAAAAATGCCAGTGCTGAATCGTGCCGTTGAATCGCAAGCGGAAATTGCCGCATGGCGGCGAAAACTGCACCAGAATCCCGAACTTCTCTATGACGTGCACGAAACCGCAAAATTTGTCGCCGAAAAGCTCACCTCCTTCGGTTGCGATCATGTGGAAACCGGCGTCGGCCGCACCGGCGTGGTCGGCATCATAAAGGGACGGCACGGCGACGGCCCCGCCATCGGCCTGCGCGCCGACATGGATGCGCTGCCCATAACTGAAACGAGCGGCGTGGAATGGGCCTCGCAAAATCCGGGCAAGGCGCATTCCTGCGGCCATGACGGACACACCTCCATGCTGCTCGGCGCGGCGCAATATCTGGCGGAGACCCGCAATTTCCGCGGCTCGGTGGCCCTTCTGTTCCAGCCTGCCGAAGAAGGCGGCGCCGGTGGCCTCGCTATGGTCGAGGACGGCGTGATGGACCGTTTCAGCATTTCGGAAGTCTATGGCGTCCACAACATGCCGGGCCTGCCGGTCGGACAATTCGCGATGCGAAAAGGCCCGATCATGGCGGCGACCGATGAATTCGATCTCTTCATCAGCGGGCGCGGCGGCCATGCGGCACAGCCGCACCGCACCATCGACCCGATCCTGGCCGGTTCGCAGCTCATGATCGCCTTGCAGGGCATCGTGTCGCGCAATACCGATCCGCTCGATTCGCTCGTGATCTCGGTGACGAAGTTCATCGCAGGCGAGGCTTACAATGTGATCCCGGAAAAGGCGACGCTTTCCGGCACGGTGCGCACGCTCAAGAAGGAAACCCGCGCCTTTGCCGAACGCCGCATCCGCGAAGCCGCCGCCGGTATCGCAGCAGCCACTGGCGCTGAAATCACCGTGCGCTACAAGAACAATTATCCGGTCACCTTCAACCACGATGCGCAGACGGAGTTTGCCGCCCGCGTCGCAGGCTCGGTTGCAGGCGAAGGCAAGGTGGACGAGAATGTCGAGCCGATGATGGCGGCGGAAGATTTTTCCTACATGCTGGAAGCGCGCCCCGGCGCCTATATCTTCCTCGGCAATGGCGACACGCCCGGCCTTCACCACCCGGCCTATGACTTCAACGACGACGCCATTCCCTATGGCGTCAGCTATTTCGCATCATTGGTGGAAACGGCGCTTGCCGCCTGAAACGGAATAAATCCGCCTTCCCCGCTTTTTGCGGGGTTGGCGACCGACTTGAAAAACAGTATGTGTCTGAAAGCGTTCACGATGCCGGAATCAACGGCACAATGCGCATCGGTTGGTCCCGTAGCTCAGTAGGATAGAGCGACAGATTCCTAATCTGTAGGTCACAGGTTCGATTCCTGTCGGGATCACCACCGAAATCAAGCGTTAATTTTGTGCAATGTTGCAAGTGAATGGTGAGCGCTTTCATAGGTTCGCACTGGATCATGCTACATCGACGCAACAAGGTTTGACGTTTCAGCCTTGTTCTGCAAGTTCTCTGAGAAGAACAAGGGGGAAGGATGGGAAATGATCTGCCGTACTACATTCGAATCGTTGCGGCTCTCGGTCCGCTTTTGATAGGTCTTTACGTAGCTTATGTTGCGTGGCGACAATGGCGCACAGCTCGAGACAAAATAATATTAGATATTTTTGATAAACGGTTTGCTGTCTTTATGGATGTCCGGCGCTTAGCTAGCATTTACCTCCAAATGACTGAGATACCAGAAAACGAAGCTTCTCTTCCAAACGAGATCGTTGCCAAAGGCCGTTTTCTATTTGGAGAAGATGTAAACATTATTCTCAACGAGATTTATCAACTTAGCTACCAAGCACAGCATGACTATAACGCTAGGAGAAAAATAACTGAGAAGCTAAACGAATTTGTTGAGGTCGCCGAAGCCTACATGCTTATCGACGCGAAAAGAAATCGATCATGGGCTGAATGGTTCAATGAAATAGTATCAGCGACGCTTAAGCTCCGATGCAGAAAACGCCAATAATGGCAGCATCATAAAGGGCACCCCTTTTACTCAAGACCCAGTACAAGGTTAGTCAGACTGATCAGATCCTAAATCGCTCTCCGTACATCCGCCAGCTTCATATCTATTGGTTCGCCGGTATGGTGGTTTTTCCTCTTCGTCTGAGCGCAAAATGCGCCCGTTGCAGACTGGAACCAAAACCGCGCTATCCCTCATACGGCCAGTTGGCCTGCGAGAAGACGCCGCCATCGACCCAGATGGTCTGGCCGGTGACGAACCGTGCCGCGTCGGAGGCAAAAAACAGGACAGGGCCGGAAATGTCCTCCGGCGTTCCCACCCTGCGCAGCGGCGTGATGCGGGCCCAGGTGCCCGCATAGTCGGGCTGCTCTTCGGCCGTCCGCTCATTGAGGATCGCACCCGGCGCAACGCAATTCACCCGGATGCCGTGCGGCCCGAGCTCCACCGCCGAAGCCTTGGTGAACTGCTCTATCCCGCCCTTCGATGCCGTGTAGGAAACGAGCCTGGGAAAAGCGAGCTTGTTGCAGCCGGAGCCGATATTGACGATGGCGCCGTCCTTGTCCGCCTCCACCATGCGCCTGGCAGCGGCCTGCGTATTGAGGAAACAGCCTTTCAGATTGGTGCGGATGACATCGTCCCACCCCTCTTCGGAAAGTTCCAGCAAGGGCGCCCAGGTCTGGATGCCCGCATTGTTGACCAGCACGTCCGGCGCATCGCCGAACCAGTCGCAAACCTCGTCGAAAAAG from Brucella intermedia LMG 3301 harbors:
- a CDS encoding D-alanyl-D-alanine carboxypeptidase family protein, whose amino-acid sequence is MMSKSLKIWFAAAGLSAVALASAAANPSIAVDVATGKVYAQQDAFQRWYPASLTKMMTAYVAFRALQSGQMTLESPVRMTVNAAKEPPSKMGYKPGSVMTLDSALKIMLVKSANDVAVAVAEAVGGTESAFVQRMNAEAQRIGMVGSHFANPNGLHDPQNYTTARDLAVLAVQLRREFPQYAHYFATEAIDPGAGKKVQANYNILLGRYDGADGMKTGFVCASGFNLASSATRNGRTVLAIVLGADRQEARAVQAAQLMTDAFRASAGGGATLATLRPTGGGNLNQATDMRKAICSQEAMADRWDGRDVEGKLKINSPYIHAMDRDPVPVRVGLVSEPGPITRPSQLDISQVPVPMPRPQRSAGATTTAIN
- a CDS encoding M20 aminoacylase family protein, whose product is MPVLNRAVESQAEIAAWRRKLHQNPELLYDVHETAKFVAEKLTSFGCDHVETGVGRTGVVGIIKGRHGDGPAIGLRADMDALPITETSGVEWASQNPGKAHSCGHDGHTSMLLGAAQYLAETRNFRGSVALLFQPAEEGGAGGLAMVEDGVMDRFSISEVYGVHNMPGLPVGQFAMRKGPIMAATDEFDLFISGRGGHAAQPHRTIDPILAGSQLMIALQGIVSRNTDPLDSLVISVTKFIAGEAYNVIPEKATLSGTVRTLKKETRAFAERRIREAAAGIAAATGAEITVRYKNNYPVTFNHDAQTEFAARVAGSVAGEGKVDENVEPMMAAEDFSYMLEARPGAYIFLGNGDTPGLHHPAYDFNDDAIPYGVSYFASLVETALAA
- a CDS encoding SDR family NAD(P)-dependent oxidoreductase, which codes for MGEFAVVTGGSTGIGRHLVSAFAEAGYTVAFSYRHDDEAAQSLVEAIEEAGGQALGLGCDVGRRVEVESFFDEVCDWFGDAPDVLVNNAGIQTWAPLLELSEEGWDDVIRTNLKGCFLNTQAAARRMVEADKDGAIVNIGSGCNKLAFPRLVSYTASKGGIEQFTKASAVELGPHGIRVNCVAPGAILNERTAEEQPDYAGTWARITPLRRVGTPEDISGPVLFFASDAARFVTGQTIWVDGGVFSQANWPYEG